The region CAGTCGCCGCAATTTGGTTGTGCCAATCGTCCAGCTAATCCTCGACCATCTCGATTATTGCAAATGTTGCCGTCTACTCATCAGTCATGGTTGGTTTCCGGTGTTTTTGGATTCGTTGTCATTGCAAGCGGATGTTTCAGGTCGGCACCCGAGAACTCCGCTGACATTGAAGCGGTCCAGGAATTGTTTGCCGCGTACAACGCTGCATCGAAAGCAACTGTTGAGATGGCGACAGCATTGCAAAATGCACCGGAGAATGAACGCAATGCCAAGTCTCTTCAAGTCCACTACGCGATACTCGCCCCGGCCTTGGATGAGTTCGTTGCTCAAACAAATGAAATAGATCCAGCATTGGAGGAGGATTTAAAGCAGTGGCATAAGATCGCTACCGAATTGAACGAAATGTTTTCGCAGCTCGTCGATTCGGAGGACTATGATGTGCTAGATGATGAGCGATCACACTTGAATCAATTGCTGGTTTCGGAAGAAGCTTTGAGCGGGCGAATTGCTGAGCATTTCGTTGACTTTTGACACGCTTCGCGAAACGCGGAGCCATGGCCCCGCGATTGCCTGCAGCATTGATTGCTCGCAAGTTTTGCTTCTGAATGGACACAATTGGTTGCCTTGGGATCCCGGGCGTTTCCTTTGTGATAATGAGCGGTTAATCCGGAGGGTTCGAACGTGCTCAGGCGGGCACGGAGACCGCCGCAGTTTTCCACTACTGGCAAGCCCATGCCGCAAATGAATCCTTATAGGCCACCCTCGACGAGTGCTTCAGGTCCCTGTGTGTCGCTGGGCGCGATTGTCATCCTGTGGGCCGGAAACATCGGTCTCGGTTGCTTGGCTGCTGTTCTATGTGGTCTTTCGTGCTACATCGATATCGCTGGAAATGCAAAGGACGATCTTGTGGCGGTCGGGATTATGTTCGGTGTTCCATTTTTGTTCTTCGCCTGTATCGGAATATCTGCGGGCATGACTCAGCTACGTCGGGGATCCAAACTGGATCAGGTTCCCACATCTGTGTACGTGGTTGCACTGACGGCTTTGACGGGGGCATCGCTGTTTGGAAATTCATTACTTCGCTGGTTCTCAATTTTTCTTATCTGCTGTTTTGCAACCATGACGTTGTCCATTCGCTTGGCAATTCGTTACCAGTGCGTCGAAGACGAATGAAAGTGATCTTCAGACCAGGGTGAGAGCCATTCGTGCCCGTCTTCCTGCTCGGGTGTGGTGAACGGCTATTGGTCTGGTGTGGCGTGGGCATTCCGGAACTGAAACGCAATTCAGCATTGGTAACGATCTGTCGGCATTCTTTCCCGACGATCTTGGGCGGCCGATTGATAACTTCGTCCACGAGTGACTCTATTCGATGTCGCTGGTTTTACGTGCGTCGGCTGATGCGTTCTATTCAGCACGTGAGTTTTGCAAAACTTCGAATGTAAAACTTACTCCCCGATGATTTCGTTCGTGCGGATGGTTGTGACTGGTAGCCAACACCAGTTTTCAATGTTGCTGATTGCTGTGCTGGATTTTGCCCATCTGATTTCGAACGAAATTAGTTTCCTGTCAATCGCAATTGAGATTGCGGTTTGATAGATGTTTCTGATCGAAGACGTCCAACGTCTGGTATGTAGAATGCTTACTTGATGCTGATTACCTATGGCACTTCAAATGGGATGGACTTGTCGTCAGCGGTGTACTGCATACTGTCGTCGTGAGTAGCCCGCAAACCAAGGCGTGCACGCGAAGGTAGGGAGCCATTCTTTGCTGAAGTAGTTAGTCCATCGCTGGACCATCGGTGATGGCCGCCGTTCCGCAGTGGACGGTTGATTGCTGACGAATCAAAGCTTGTCTTTGCTACCGACAGAGCTTGGGCAATGGCAACGGGTTATCAAACCGTACATCGACGGCGGTTGGGTGCTTCAAATTCGGAAACACTAATCGTCACTAATACACACTAATCGATTTGTGCTGACCAGCGGTGGTCAGTGTTCCCAGCATGCAGGCGTCATTCGCGTTTCGATTGGCGTATCTACTGGGGCTTCATGTCTTGATGCGAATTTGCGGCCAGTCGATTGGCGACGGTTTAATATTGCAACGCGGCGGTTGCAACGGACTGCTGAGCAACGTCAACAGTTCCTTTTTTTGCTGATGGTTCTGGTCGTGATTGAAACGAAGGAAGCAATCGCGTCCGACGCCCGGATCGCAAATTATCACACTGCAGTTTAAATCGCGTACGATAGACCGTGGTTGATCAAGTTGATCGGCCCAGGATGACGCGGAACAAATTGATGGACGCGAAGTCGCGGGGGCTTTGTCAAACGAATTACTGCAATTTCCTTCGCCGTGCCTCGCTCATCACTGCCGTTATGTCGCAACATGAGAGCAATAGAATGTCAACTTACGATACTAATCCGTACAGAGCAGAGCCGTCGAAGGCGGCTCCACAAAGAGGCGTGCGTGCCATCGCTGCGGCTGCTGGCTTTTCGCTCGTTTTTGTATTCGCGATTTCTATCGCTCGGATCGCTTGTAAAAAATCGCTCATTTGGATTTGCGTTTTCCTACACCCGTGAGACGTTGACTGAGTCAAGTATTGTGCTGGGTTGGGTACTACCGCTGTTCATTGGCTACGCCGCACTCCACACTCAGTACAACTGCTTCCGAAGCACTCCTAAGTCGGATTTCTGGCCAGCAGTCGGTGGAGCGGCAAGTTTCCTGTTTTTCAATTCGGTATGGGACTTCACACAGGGCGTTGCTGATTTGATCAGCGAGTCTTTGGGCGGAATCGTCGATGTTGATTCAGTCCGAATGGTGATGTGCCCTCTCGTGATTGCTATAGCAATCGAAGTGCTCGGAAGCTTCTTCTTGTTTCGGGTCCAGAACGCTCGCTCGCCCGTAACCAAACAGTCGGTATAATAAAGCCGTGGACCAGAGCACTCATTCACGTGGCAATTGGATACAAAAGTCTTTCGTTTGCGCCCGGTTACGGGAGGCGTCCCATAAATGGAAATTCAATCCGTTGATAGGCTATGAACTTGCGATACGTTGATGTTCTCACCGCAGCTGCTACCACTCGAAGCATTGCGTCGTACGAGTCGACTCTTGAACTAAACGTGAGTTCCAGTCGCGGCGGATTGTGCTTCGACTCATCGTTGAAACTTCGTGATCGGGTCATCTCCGCGTTGAGAAACTCGGGGCTGTCTGAATCTGATATCCAAGAAGGCGGTGGGAACGTCGCACTTCAATTTTGGTCATCTGCTAAGTCTGTGTCGCACAGCATCATTGTGCGGAATGCAGATATGGCCAAATTGATGAATAGCATGGCTGCTATCGAGCGGCTGTTTGCATCGAGCAAACGCACATTTTGGTCTCCGATAAAGCAAACCTTCGCTTTCCAATCGCCAAAGCCCATTTACGCACCATCAGAGTCAGCGGAAAACGCGATAGCTGGTGCCATGCAACGGGCGCGAGCGACTGCAGATTCAATTGCATTTGCAAACGGTGAAATGATCGAGTCGTTGGTAAGCGTGCACGAGATTGCAGTGGCATCGCAGAGGAATATCCCCGGGCACGACGAGTTTGACGGGGATGCGGATGTGGCTTTGGACTTTTGCGAAATTGACGATTCGATTGGAGTGATTTCGTATCCATCACTCGGTGACCAGAAGGGGCGCGGGACTCGTCGATTTCGAGTTCGTTTTGCGTTGAAACCAACGACGGCGGATTAACAAAGCGTTGGACGCGGGGGCGCGTGCTGCGAGGTTGGTGACTTCTGAGTTTGTTGGCTGCGGTAAGGTGAGCGCCGGCGATCACACGAGCAAAAGTTTTTGACAGCTACTCTACGGACTAGAGGTCGATATGTATGACTTGATGCTCGCACGAGTTACGTAGGCAAGGTTCGTGATTGCGTTAGTTGCGTTGAGGCTCTTTGGGACCTGGCCTTCCAGTTCCTGTGCTGGCGATAACAACACTGCTCGCTGGGTTCGTTTTGTTTGGAGTCGTACGCGTCTACTAGAGTGGTGGTATTGCCACGCTACTCGGTTGGGCATCGTGCAGAAAGGTTCCTTCGGAGAACCATTTGCAAGATTTGGCGTCTACCCTCGAAGGGTTTAAGGTGTGCAACGATGAGTATGGCGATTGCGGAATCGATTTCATTGACCTGAGAGCTTCTAAAGGAAGGTCGGTGAATTTCGAAAAGGCCGATGCAAACTGCGATGTAGCATTTTCCATTGATGAAGTCGTCGAGATGTTTCAACACGGGAAGTTCACTTCAGGAACTGTCGAAGTCGCATCGCCAACAGAATGAAGCGATAGAACCATCCGGTGGGCCTGAAGTGGGAGTTGCAATTTTGGAGTTGAAGCTCTTTCGTGTTTGCTTGCCGGCGCACTATGTTGAACGCCTAGGTGATTCCTCTGTTACGAATCGGTCAAGGTCATCCTCGATTGTTCAGCCGTTAAGCTTCATGAACACTTCAAGCGTCATGCTAATCTTTACAGAACTTGATTTGAGAAACCTAGAGAATTCGAAGTAGCAGAGCATCGGTTGCAACGTTTTGGAGTCGGACCGAGAGTGTGTGCACCGTTTACTTTGCTGCTGCTGACTACGGACGACCCCGGGGCACAAGTATCTAGTTATTGAAGAGGACCGCGTGGCAATTGACGAACGGATCAATCGGGCTTTCCGGCAAACGCCGCGGCCGAATGGATTGAATGATGCATCAGACCCGACGGAACCTGTGAAGACTCCGGCTACACCCGGTGTCGTTGGGAGCGATGACGAGATAGCTACGAAAGAGAATCAGGAGTTGCAGGCGTCGCTGAAAAAGGTGCAGAAGATGATCGAGGGCGGCCGCGCGGTAGTTTTCGTAAGTGCTGCAAAACACCTCGAACACTGGCGAAACGGCTCGGGGATAAAAACTGATCATGCCGGCATCAGCATTCGAGAACCTGAGATCTGGCTGAAGAAAAAAGTTTGGCCGAAGTTCGTCCCGGGAGCCAACAAGCGTTTTAAAATCTGGCGAATTGAAAGGGGGGGATTCCGTGTCCATGCACTGGATTGACTCATTGTACGCAGATAGTCTAACTGAGCTTTAATTTGCATTGGGTGGATTTACAATCTGGTCTGATGTTATGGTGTCCGCTGAGTCGATTCCCCAATCAGACTGTGTAGGAGTCGTCTGCAAGTTTGAAAGGTGGGAATGTCGTGCATCGGATCGTTACAGCTGGGATTTGCTTAAGAGTACGGTCATTCCAGGTATCGGTCGGGTCGAAGGCGAAGAGCTCCGCATTCTTGAACACTACGGATACGGCAGGATGTTTGATATTGAGTTCGAAGTGTGGCAATTCAAAAATTTCGGTTTGATGAAAGAGTTCTCGTTTTAGTGACTGTTAATCGTTTGTTGATGCGTACACAGATCTTAACCGCAGTTCTGCTTCTTTCGCCCGGATGCAATCGGCATGATCCAAGCAAGCCGATTTCGAACAACCAACTCTTGCTGCGTTCGCGATCGGCAATGCATTTCACGACTGTGCAGATGCCCGAAACTGAAGACGATTCAACCGTTACGGTTTCCCAGGAAAAGATGCAGCAGCTTATAGGATCTCTGCATCCCATTTCTCGTGTCAGTCCAAGCCCCTTGATTGGCGACTGTTACACACTAGCGTATCAAGCAGGTATGGACCCAACCTGGGTCCGCGTTGGGGTGGGTGACAATGCTCTGGTCTTCGAATGGGACGATATCGTCTACATCGGTGGCAACCCCGCCGCATTCCTCGATGCTGTTGAAGCGATTGATCCAGTTCAAGAAACTGACGAATAGCTGTTGCAGGCAATCGTCATTATCAGTTCCCCGTGTTGTCCAGTGTGATGCTTATATGAATGACCAGCTAGAACTTTGTCGCTCAAACTTCTTCGGACGAGCGTCCATTAAAAAGGTTTGGGACAAATTTACTTATTTGCGTGTTCCGAAGCCAGATTGGCTGGGTGAAGATCCGTCGGATAGATTGTCAGTTCTTTTCGATAATCTTGAGATGCTCTACGCGGATGGCACGATCGTTTGGGGACGCATTATTCAAGCAAATGGCCTGTTGTTTGAATCCGGCGAAGATAATTGTCCAGGCGAAGTCGTTTACTCTTTAACGGATCGTGCAGACAACGAACCGGAGTGCCTGACGGACATCGCAGGGAGGCTTTATCAATTGAAAGGGACAACGCCAGCTGACTCAGAACTGCTAAACATAGCACGGTACTTGAGTGATGAGCACGTAAGGGTATTTGGTTTGCCTGTTCCGCATTCGGTAAACGCGTCGCTCCGCTGTAAAATTTCGACTACGTATTTCTACAGAAAGCATCTTCCAGGGGGACGACTGTGCACAATGCTTTTACCGATTGTCGTCTCTCGAAACTCGCCTCATTTCGCGATGCCTTTACCACAAAAGTATTGGCCGAAAGAATTGGTTGCGTGGTGGACACGCTGAATCGAAGTAAAACGGATAATTCGTTGGTTCACTCGTGGTCGTGAATCTGACTGGAATCTGTGGTGTCTGCGGTTATCGGAGCAATATTTAAGAGCAAGGTGATGACAAAGCAAGAAACGCTTTTCTTTTTGATTGTCTATGCGGTAACTTTCTTCCTTCCTGCAGGCGCTTTATCGCAAGATACTCTTTTGACGGATAAAACCAGGACTGCTGTCAAGCCAACCATCCAAGAGATTGAAGCGGTCATGCTTGGTAGGGAACATAAGCCGCTCAAGGATTTCGTTGCAAATGATGCGATCTTTGAAGAGGCTGATTCGCCATTGATCGACTATCTCGAACGTACGATCAGCCGTGAAGCTTCGTCCGAGACGAAGTCATTCCCGGCTAAATCGCGATTGTTTTGGGCTCCAATTTCTGAATCTCCGCTCCTGCCGATGTTCAAAAGGTATAGAAGGCTTGATCCGGATAGATCAATCCTCGTCTTTCGGGAAATCGATCGAAGTAATGGGCGTTTGAAAGCGCTTGGCTTTGATGTCCAGCAGATCGGCGGTCGTTGGAAGGTAGTATTGGCATTTGAGGGTACAGGGCCAGAAGATCAGTTATCCAGGAATGCGTCACTATTCGGATTGGGGCGTTGAACCAGATTTTGTTCGGTTCTGGTTTTCGCCAATATTCGTCGTTCAGAGATCCTCGGTTGTGAAGAAGCGCCGATCCACGTCGCGTACCGAGCAATTAGATCAAGCATTCTACTAATGGAAGATCCGCCTAGGTGATGGCTAAACCAAAGAGGAACCCAAAATGGTAGCTCGAAAACCCTATGGACTGGAAACGCTGGTCAAGGACCCTTCGGTGAAGCGTTCCCTCAAGAAAGCTCTTGATGGGGATGGCCGTTTGACATACGACGAAGTGCAATCGATCATCTATAGTACCTGCGACGGACCAGGGATATCAAAACAAGAAGTCTCTGACTTAAAAGCTATCCTCGACAACTCTCGTTCGATAGACGCCAGAACAAAAAAGCTGATCGATGAATTTGTAAAGGATCCCGCGTCATTTTTTAAGTTTCGTGGATTTCCCACGAGGAAACTTGAGACCATCATAGCGGATTTGCTGTACGCCAAGAGACTGAGTCAGCAGTGTGCGAGCAAGCTGGTGTTGTCACGTACACCGAAGGACAAGCTCGATCAGCTTTTGCGAGATACGTTCTCAATAAGTCTTAGAGAAACGGATAAAGTCCGTCAGATCCAAAGCAAGTTTTTAAGTTTCCGACCAAGGATGGAAAAGACCGTCTTTATTTACAAAGGAAACCAGAGAAAGCAACCAGGGTTCATGAGCGAGGATGCATGGGTGGTGCACGCCGAGCCATTCAATATCTATGTCGCTCAGTCATATTTTAGGAACCAGGCTAGGTACCGCGCGGCGCTGCTGATACATGAGTATATTCATCACGTCAACGACCGAAGCGGCCATCCCGGCGGGGATCAAGTCGCGTTCGGTCGAACCAGTATTGGGTTACCGTTCATTCAGGCTGTAAAAAACCCTTGGTGTTACCAATACTTTGCGATGTGGTCCAACCAGGTGTAGATCGGATGATGATTTCCATCGCTATCCAGGAGAACAATGGAAGCTTCTGAACTTCAGGCAATCGTTTCTGCAATTGTCGAAAAACGCCGGTACAAGGGCCTTCGTACCCACGAACTTGTGGATTCGATCCATCGTAAGCGGTTTCCGGCAGAGTATCTTCCGATTCTAGAACCATTGCTCGACATCAAGGATGGAGCTGTGTTCAAGTACGCCATCGATATCGTTGGCAGATTGAAGAATCCGTCACAGGCAGCGTCGGAGGCAGTCGAATCCGCATGGGAGCGTTCTTGGCAGCACGGTGTGCCACAGGCGTGTACTGAGGCGTTTCGTGCACTGATCCGAATCGGAGGTGAAGACCAGCGTCTGCTTCGAATGGTGGACAAAGCGATGGCCGTTGACAACTATGATGTCCACAAGCAATGTGCGATGACATTGATGAAGGTTGATGGCGGCAACGCGGTCTTGGAGAAATGGTCCGAAACAGTTGCCGGCCAATGTGGTTGTCACTTGCATACAAAGCTTGCGGAAAAGATTGTCTGCCACCTTCAGGCTGGATCGTAGTGTGTTGGAAGCGGAGTTGTGTTTCTAAACTGTGTCTTTGGTGATGAAGTCCTCGTGCGAAAGGGACCAAGCGAAGCGACGAGTCTGGATCGTGGAGTCTGCGTTGTTGGGGATAGCTGATTGTTCGCCGAAGCGAGTCCTATTTTCAGTTTTCAGGTTGTCCGTTCAGTGACGGTGGCTACCTTTGTTCTGATATCGGAGTGATGTATGGCAACAGATGATGAAGTGCGAGCTTTGGCCGCCAAAGGCTGGAGCGACGAGATCGATGCTCTTTTTGAGAATGGACTCCCCGATTCTCAGATGAAGATCCTTCAAGCAGCAGGGCTTTTCGACGACGACGGTGAGGATGATGGTCTGCCGCCACCACTTGACGATGACGTCGATGAGCAAGTGCAAGACGAATTGGAACGTGGCAATGACCTGATGGAAGGCTCTGATTTTCAATCGGCGCTTGAAGCTTTTGGCAACGCACTTGAACGATTGCCAGAGCCGCAGACAGAGTATGACTACGCGTTGCATGCGTACTGCGGTATGGGCGATGCGCATTTTTTACTCGGCAACTTTGCGAAATGCGTCTCTGCTTTCGAAAGTGCCCAAAAGTGTGACGGCGGGATTGGAAATCCGTTCGTCCACCTCCGGCTAGGTCAGGCCTATATGCAGGAGGGAAATTCGTCTCAGGCAGCCGATCATTTGATGCGAGCGTATATGGCGGAGGGACCTGAAATCTTCAGTGACGAAGATCCAATCTATCTCGAATTTCTGAAAACAAAGGCGAAGCTCGATTGATAGTCACGGCAATCGCCGCATCAACCACTGCATCTCTTTTATGATGTCGTGCCAAAGAAGACTTGCGTTTCTCAATTGCAGATTCGCGATTCTGAGGTGATTCAGAATATGGTGGTCGGGCCTAGAGGCTTGCGATGCCCTTGCAGGCCATTTGCCTGACTCGCTGGTGACTATCGTTCTGTGGTGGCGTCATGACGAGGCAGCTCGTCATGGCGATACACCATGTTAGCTTTCATGTCGGTCTGGATTTGAGGTCCCATGGAAGGCTCTCTATCTGACATTCAGTCCGGTGAATGAAATTGTGTGGGGTATATCGAGTTCTGCTATCCTGTGGGGGAAGATCGAATCCCAAAGAAGATAGAAGTCATGATGTCAAAGTTTTGCTCTGCGGCCGTCACCGTGTTATGTGTCGTTTTCTCGTTTCACAATTGTTATGCCGATCTGATTGTGACCGGGCCACCGGGCGATTTTACGACGGCAGGTCCAACGACGAACAACACCTACGGATACACGTTTAGGGTAGGTGCGTCCGACGTTTCACTGACTCAGTTGGGTTACTTCGACGATTTTGGCGATGGCCTCGCTGCAAGCCACGAGGTTGGATTGTGGACAGCGGGTGGAGATTTGCTGCGTAGCTCCACTGTTCCTTCGGGAGCTGTTTCCCCACTTGAAGAGTTTTACCGAATGGTCGATGTCAATCCCATCACGTTGTCAGCGAATGAGACGTACGTCATCGGCGCACAGGTATTTGGGGACCGGTATCTTCAAAATTCCACTGTCCCAATCAATGGGATCTCGTCTTTGGTCTCATCAATTGGCAATGGGATCGGCGGTGGGCTTGGGCGAATCGGATTGGGGGCGGGGCTGAACTTCCCGTCTGGAACCTCTGCATCAAATCGTTATGGACTCAATGCAAACGCCACGATTACTGCAATTCCAGAACCGTCTTCACTTTTCTTGCTTGCTTCTGTTGGTGCGATCGTTGGTGTCAGGCGTTTCCGTGGTGCTAAATGCAATAGATGACAGACGCGTCCGCTTGAACGTCGAAGTTGAAATGGTTGCGGCAAAGCGTTCGTGTTCAATGGTGAAGCTCGGAAGCTTGCCTCCTTTCTTTATCGTGTTGGTTGAATTTGCAGCTAGGTCTGTCGGAGTGATTGATATTGTTTGCAGCCTGTTCAAGGCCGTTCAATATGCGGCCCAACAATTT is a window of Stieleria sp. JC731 DNA encoding:
- a CDS encoding DUF4082 domain-containing protein, coding for MMSKFCSAAVTVLCVVFSFHNCYADLIVTGPPGDFTTAGPTTNNTYGYTFRVGASDVSLTQLGYFDDFGDGLAASHEVGLWTAGGDLLRSSTVPSGAVSPLEEFYRMVDVNPITLSANETYVIGAQVFGDRYLQNSTVPINGISSLVSSIGNGIGGGLGRIGLGAGLNFPSGTSASNRYGLNANATITAIPEPSSLFLLASVGAIVGVRRFRGAKCNR